The nucleotide window CAGTGTTGGGCTGAGTGTGTAATTTTGGCCCAACACTAAGGGAACGCTGGTAACTGTCCAAAATTGATATGGGCCTTTGATCTTTTGGACTGGGTGTGCCAAATAAGGCCCAAACAATAgttaccttttttatttgggcACTGTTTCCTATTTATAAGGAAGTGAAAATGGGagctttgcacaaagtttcaatgtggaactttgtgcaagttGCTGCAAAGGTAACATGTGTCCATGGAAATTATGTTCGGCAGTCGAGAGCTTCAGCAGGTAGCTGCCTCTTCAGAAGAGTGTCTTCCTTCAACGTGTTAGAAGGTGATGATGTTACTCACTTTCTAAGGACTTGTCTGTGTGTTCCTTTGGGGTATTTCAGTAAGGGAGAAGGCGTGTCTGCCTTGGTGCCAGTCGTTTTGATACTGAATATGCTTAgttgattatggtgtaaacaccgcaaattataattattttttttttttcaatccatGCAGCCCCATACACTTTCTGGTTTATATCCATGACAAGGCATTGAGCTCTAATTTCCTTATCAGGGCATTTCCCAAGTGCAAAATTTTGTGGGCTAGAATTGCACATGAAATTATTCCATTTCCTTTTCATCTCAATTGCTTTTAATTGCTGCTCACACAGATTAAAAGATGGCTTTGGCTAAGAAGAAACTTCCAAATGGCTGCAATAACATGCCATACAAAATACAGTCCTttgaaacatgaaaaatataaacagaTGGATGGGTGAATctaaaaatccaaaccctGGAATTTTTTCTTACAGTCTTAATATCTAACCTATTCTATAAGGGCAGCACACAAGAAAAGcataaagtaatttaaaagagGGAACTTCATGCTTTTACAGCCTCCAAGGCTGCACAGGGCTGCTTTGCCTCAGCTTCTGGACCTGCAACTCCCCTGAAGAGCAAAATTGCAAGGTTGCCTAGGCAAAAATAGATGAAACAGCCATGACAATGTGTAACAAACGAACTGAAATCTGTTCCTACAATGCACTGCCATCCCGGTCCATATGTCTTGTCAAATtcctgccaaaaaaaaaaaaaaaaagaacactaCACAGCAAAATCAGTAGCCAAAAAGTTAATTCATGTCACCAAAACATAGCATATTGTTCATAAGCAAGCACTTGTCAGATAAATTTTGAAGTACAAACATGCACTAGGCTGACACCTTTATTCATATTAGTCCCTAATTAATTACCGTTTTAATGAAGCGGCCTATCTCAGTGGCCTCAGTGACATCAAAGACATCGAGGGCTTTCGATCCTAAGACAAGTGCATCCTGCTGCATGGTTTGAAGCATGTCTGTCTCAACAATGACTGCCTTGCCTTCTAGCATGGCTACCAAGATGCAGAGCTAGTTtaccaaatattttttcttgataGAAAGAGTGATGAAGAAAATTGAGCTTTTTAGACCAAGTTGTGGATAAAGAGGTGGTTGTGGTGCAGCTTATATTGAGCTTGGGAAAAAACGGCTGGTGTAGTGAGGCAGCCACGTATATGTGGATATTCTTTGTTTGTGGCCACCAAGTTGTGCTGTGCATTATGCCAAATTAGTAACTAGCGCTTTGTGGACTTGTAGCAAATGGCTCAAGCTTACACCACCAGTATGGTAAGTGAGCAGACAAATGCACTAGAGGTGCAGGGGAGGCATGAAAAATTGCCATCAGTTTCTGGTCCCGAATCGATTTTTGACTGGCTTCGTCATCAGTTTTCTGCCACGTGTCCACCTGCAATTCATGATTGCATGGATATGTTTTGTCAAGTTCTGGAATTCTCCATTTTCCTTGGAACATATCCATCCAATCAATCATGAATTGCCATCTTTACCTTCTGAGGATAAGCAATCAAGATATTTCTAAAGAAGGTGGCCAAAATGAAGTGGTTGCAAATAGAGTTGCATTTCCAtgtgaaaactaaaattattCAGTATATATGCTGTCTCTTGGGGAACCTGGAAAtgtttgatatattttttctggCCAGTATAAAAAGATATGGGAAATGATTTAGAACCCAACTCTtcgtgaacttttttttttccctctgaCTTCTCTCATATTTAGATTACCTCCTTAATGAGATTGAAAACCATCTTTCAAGTTTTTTCTGAAgacaacttttgtttttgcccCATTTTCATTTGGCTGGGGAAAACCCAGTTGTCTAAACATCAAGACTTGTAATCACTTTCAGCATCAAGAAACTAGAATTTGCATACAATGGCACAGGCTTCACAAAGAGCATTGTTTAATTTGCATCTATCTTACAACATtaacaaatttatattttcagcAACCCCAAACAAGATCGGGTTGTGTCATCATCATGTGTATGAAAATGAGAACAGCTATTGCCATCAACAACTTTGTTCAAACTGATGTCTTTCCTGGCGTGCATATGAAAAGCAATTAAAATGGATGACacgaaacaaaacaaaaaaacaattactTGGATAAAGaataggaggaggaggatatATAAAAAGTGATTGTGTGATGAGGTACTATCTCAGGCAGCACACTGAGGCAAGGCAATTCTCATTTTGAGGTTTGCTACCCAACCTTTGTGGTTGGGGGACCTACTAACCCGAGGTTAATGGGCGTGCTTTGTGCGAGTTCACCCACCAAGGTCAAAGGTGAATATGAACATCTCACATCATGCCTCACCTAAGAAGGTTTCAATCAAACAACCAATCACTTTAATGCCCTGCTTAGTTATAAACCCGCGCTACTAGGCTCGGCAATATGAAATGCTATGTAAGTCATTATAAAACTTTGTATGATGACATATTTTcccgatgtgggactttggcaattatccttattttatgatatatatataaaaagtgaTTGTGTGATGAGGGGTCCTATCTCAGGCAGCACACTGAGGCAAGGCAATTCTCATTTTGATGTTTGCTACCCAACCTTTGTGGTTGGGGGACCTACTAACCCGAGGTTAATGGGCGTGCTTTGTGGGAGTTCAAACACCAAGGTCAAAGGTGAACATCTCACACCATGCCTCACCTAAGAAAGTTTCAATCAAGCAACCAATCACTTTAATGCCCTGCTTAGTTATAAGCCTACGCTACTAGGCTCGACAATATAAAATGCTATGTAAGTCATTATAAAACTTTGAATGATGACATATTTTcccgatgtgggactttggCAATTATCCTTATTTATGATACCATCTTGCGTGGCTGACAACTTCCTCCTAACCTTCCAATGTCGCCCGACCTCATTAAGAAGATAACTCAAAAGTTTCCGCTCAACCCCATTTTAGCTAATGGATCTAATACCAAAAGGGTGTCCTGCTCGCAAGCAAGCAGGTACCTtttgatttggattttttatataattattttagtaACTTTGAGATTATTGAACTCACTATCTGTGATTTGAACCGTTTATGTTTAAATTCTGGGCTCTTTTGTTTAACATCGGAGGCGATCCGCAATCTCTCCACTCCGACATTCGTTCCGTCAATCTAGTGCCTCGGATGAAACATGCTCTACGTTGCTCACTTCATTTCGTAGAGATGTTTTCGATCACGATGCTGGCCACTCAGTTTTGCCAGATTCGGTTATTGGTCGCGGTGATGATTTTCAACGACGGCGAGATACTTCCCTTCAATCTCGTCATCCTCATGTAAAAATGGAGTTTCCTTGTTTTGTTGATGGTGCTCCGTGGGGATGGGTTTACACAATGGAGTGTGTTGATGCTCTTTTTAGGATGGTCAACTTAGATAGAGGTGGAATGGTGGATGATGGgtgaaggtgaggaccttcaACATGTGTGTGAAGATTTGGGCAAGCGATAAATATATAGAAGACGAGATATATGTAGTTCACCCTTAATGAATAGACTACGTCTACGGAGAAGGATGTTCTCATTATAATAATGTATGTTTACATTTGTATATGGGGTTGGACCCAAATATAAGGAGAAGAAGGCCCAAGACATAAGGTACAAAACACAAGAATCCAAGACCCAAGACCCCTTTCTAAGTGGAGAGTAGTCTTCTTTATAGGTGAGGGGGAGTCTTTATCTCTTATagttttccgatgtgggactccttCTCTTGCTTAGAGTTGTGACTTGTGGTAATGCTTTTTTGGCTAAGGTGATGACCTTACAAAGTATAGTACGTGGCTGATCTTTCTTAGCTAGTTGCTCGGTTAGTTATGGTGTCAAAAGAGTGCCCCTTTGCCTATTTTGTTATTACTGATGCGAAGAAGGTAAAGATGGCTTCCCATGAAATCACAGAGTTTGTGTTATAAATTATTACGTATATTTTTGTCAAGGTGTTGTCCAAGCTTCAAATCGGACTCTGAGGCCTCAAACAAGACTGTGGCCTCAAACAAGCGTGCTGGTCGAGTTGAAGTGGCATTTGCGTTTAGCACCAACTGCCGCTATATGGGGTTCAGTTTCAAGGAGATGGGAGGATATAAGAATTGTAAGGGAATTGATGACAGAGAAGGCCACGATAAAGGAGCCAGGAAGAAGTTGGATTGAGCTTGACCAAATCCTTCATACTTTCCATGCAAGTGATCGTTCTCATCCCAGAAGGGAAGAGGTGTCTGCAAAGGTGAAGAATTGTCCGTCAAATTGAAGGAAGCAGCTATGATATCCATGGGAACTGAAGTTAGCgtgtttgatttggttaacATCAAAGAAATCTGTGACCAAGTCCTCTTCCTCTCTGAGTACAGAGCTCAGTTATATGATTCTTTAAAAAACAGGATGAACACCATTGCACCAAATTTCACTGCTCTTGTTGGGGAGCTTGTTGGTGCTCACCTCATTGCCCATGGTGGTAGCTTGTTGAACCTTGCAAAGCAGCCTGGGAGCACAGTTCCGATTCTTGGAGCTAAAAAGGCCCTCTTCAGAGCACTAAAGATTAAGCATGCAACACCACAATATGGGCTTATCTACCATGCATCCTTGATTGGTCAAGCAGCACCAAAGCTCAAGGGTAAAATATCCCAATCATTTGCAGCAAAAACTGCATTGGCAATTCGATATGATGCTCTTGGAGATGACCAAGATAACATAATGCGACTGGAAAATCGGTTGAAGCATGGTTTGCTGGATCAGCTGAAGGCAAACCAAAGATTGACATCTATGACAAGAATCGCAAGAAGGGAGCTGGAGGATTGATAACAGCAGATTCTCTTGAACAACTCAGTTTACTTCGGATTGTGGTGGTGATTGTGTTTTTGTTACTGAACAAAGCGATTCTCTTTTGGGAGCAGATGGCTCATTGTTAAAGGTTCTTTCTTCCCAACATGTGCAAGCTTGTGTATCCAGTAAGTTGGTATTGGTTTCCGCTAATTGGTGTTAGAGCAGCTCCACCGCTGCTATCAAACTGGGCAAAAGGCCCCCTGGCAAGCCCAATATCGCTCCAGCGCAGGAAATCCAGCTCAGGCAAAGCATGGGACCCACCAGCCCGAGCAAGCCCACAGGCAGAAATTGACTGGGCTGTTGCCCTCGGGCTGCTGACGTCAGCATGACGTCAGCagctgattttcaattttttttttactgttggacCCACCAGCCCACATTGCCCAATGATTACAAGCCATGTGGCTTCTCCAGGAGTCTTTGATCATAAAATCTTGCACAATCCAACGGttgtccaatttttggctaaaaaaaattgaaaaaaatatcaaaatttttttttaaaaatatcaaaaaattctggaaattttttctatacatacttaccaatattattcactttccacaccaattttaatttcaaaattttatccgaaaatattatcttgaTTTTTAGGTGAGAATTTTACGATAAATATTAACACTTGAGAaacgaaaatcttatccgaaaagcttatcaaaatcaatggtttaagtataaaaaataaaaaataaatttaagtgaatagtaattgccttaGACTTAGCCCTCATGGATGGAACCACAAATAgcaaggctgacactattcatgtgaatagtggcagcccttgcttgcccttgccctagacttagcccttatgggtggagatgctcttaagAGGCCTGAGGACATGCCTTTTTTTAAAGGGGGGTGGAATGTTAGGATCCTTCACTAGTGGGCCTATTGTTAGCAGCCCATAGACAGACAGGTGTAATGTTCTCTATTTAGTTTGAGGCCCTTGGCCATTTTGGGATTTGAATGaagaattgttattttattttccctctttcccctttattttcctttcttctcctTGGTACCTATCAATGTGTTTATCTGTTGAGGCAGAGCATGTCTATTTTTTTTGCCTTCTAATAATTTTTCCAATTGGATTTGCTGAGGCTCTGATTTAGGTTTAGTTCCAAAGGAAGTAGAGTAGAGTGTTGCAAAAGCACAAAGCAAGTATTATAGAAGAAAGTAGAGTGTTGCAATTCCCACAAAGGAAATCAAGAAGGTGTATGCTGGCGGGTCTGTTGGTGGGTTGGCTTCTGTGGACGATTTGGGTGATGGGTCAAAAAGTTGTTTGCTCTCGGAGAAGCTTTTGTACTTGCTGGAATATGCAGGCAAGGATTTGAAGCTGGTGAGGATGGGGGTTCTGCTGAGAGATATGGAGAATGAGAATTTGTTGGATTATTTGGATGTGTGTTTGGATTTTATTGATCAGAGTAGAAAGGAGGGGTCTGGTTTGGTGCATTGCTTTGTTGGTGTTTCCAGAAAGGTACACATTGTTTTCTCTCAGTTtattattttcagtttttagaaTACCAACAGGCCTACATTCTAAAAGCTTTTCAAGTTTTCTGAATTGTCAAGTTTAAAGGGTTTACGtttgcatgtctttgttgCAGTGCAGCGATCATTACAGCATATCTGATGAAGAACAGAACATTTATCACAAGAAGAAGGTGtgaacctttttttctttttacctcTTACTTCTCTCATATTAGATTACCAGGCAAACCTTAAAGCCAATTTATTCAAGTCAACCATTAATGAGATTGTTACTTTTTGGTGATTGAAAACCatctttcaagtttttttgaAGACAACTCTGGTGCCATTGTGTCTTGTTGTCATCATAGCTAACCACTTTGCACAAGAATGGACAGTTTGTTTGATTTCAAAAATTGAGTTAGGGTTTAGCTTGGACCTCAATTATTGAATTATccaaattatcttttttttttttggttgttgccCATTTTCATTTGGCTGGGGAAAACCCACCTGTCTAAACATCAAGACTTGTAATCACTTTCAGCATCAAGAAACTAGAACATCAACTTAATGTGCCAATAATGTTAAGAgtaatgctactcttatcacatttgtataccacattctcacacCATTTTATGTGGCTCATGAAGTGGACTTTCACATCGATTAAAAAGtgttaataaatcataaaagaaaagaaaatgttaaattaattttaattaatgtagTTGTCCACCTCATCTGCCACATAAAGTGGTATGagaatgtggtaagagtaatATTATTCGTATGTTAATTGGTGAcctaaaacaatgcaactaTAAAACTTGGGCTGGAAAATGAGTTAGGCCAGGCCAATCCAGACCAAACAAGCTTAGCCTGAGTTTTCAAAACTAGTCTTGGACTATTTTGGGTCACAGCGGTTTGTTTACACCTTGCTAAACTTTATTTGGTCTAAGGCCTATCAATGGGCCAAATTATCATTTGatccaaaaaatatttttctcaagtcCAATTCCATTGATGAGGAGGTTGCCTCTGATTGGAAAGTCTTGAGGGAGATTTGCAAACTCGCGTATATCATCAGACCTTTAATAGCAGAAATAAAATTCGTTCAAATAACTAGTAACGGTTAAAACTAACAAGAAATGGGGATGTAGCTCAAATGGTAGAGCGCTCGCTTTGCATGCGAGAGGTACAGGGTTCGATACCCTGCATCTCCAACtgatcttattttttttagacgTAGTGGGCAGTGACTCACCAAAGTCCTGCTAGATATTATAGTTCATCTGTCCTCTATCTCCAAGTATACTTACCGACTTAGTGGTCAGCATGGGAACAAAATGGTTCAAATTCAGAGGCTGCTTTAGAAAACAACGTATCCATGTCCGATTCTGCCGTCCAAGCATGTTATCAAATCATCAAACCACTCCAAAATTCGGTTGTGTTTTCAACTTTGCTCACCGACCAACCCGTAATTCCATGGCCACAAAAATTGGTTACTTTTTCAACACCAGCTGGCCTTGATCATATGCATCTTATAATCAAATAAAACCACATTACAGCGTATACATACATATCATAAATTTATGCAATTCATTTATCTATCTCTCTCGTCACGTGTTGTAGGTATTTGCTGTTGATCTAATCTTACTCTAAAAAGACAGTTTTTCCATAACTTTATGGTCAAGATTCCTTGTCAAACTCCCAACTCATATGTAGTAATGTGGGCTGGTGGAACTGCTCTGTTGCGGAGTTAATAtgttaaattatttgtttctcAAACTAAAATGACATTCAACCCAATCCTGACAACCAACGTGTCAACCACATACCCTGTCTGAAACGCAACGTTTCCTCCCTCACCACACCATGCCACCTGTCACCGTCCTCCTCCCCCAATCGTTAATAGAAAATATTCTTCGCCACCTTTCCCTCTCAACCATCCACCCCTCACCCCCCCAATATTACACATCTCTCCTTCCCTTTATATTTCCATATACAAAACACCTACAtttcctcattttttttatttttctctccctTTTCTTTAGCTGAGTTTCTATTAACAtcgccgccaccaccaccgccgCCACTACTACCACCAATTAGGCGACGAGACACGACATATACTGATGGCACGTGGTCTCTTCGCCTGCTTTGGATCAAAAGGGGTCGTCGAGGGTACGCCCCGCGAAAAGCACGCGGGAGCGACGGCGGACATTTCTGCCGAGGAGCAGCGGCGGAGCG belongs to Prunus persica cultivar Lovell chromosome G4, Prunus_persica_NCBIv2, whole genome shotgun sequence and includes:
- the LOC18780354 gene encoding dynein light chain 2, cytoplasmic, with the protein product MLEGKAVIVETDMLQTMQQDALVLGSKALDVFDVTEATEIGRFIKTEFDKTYGPGWQCIVGTDFSSFVTHCHGCFIYFCLGNLAILLFRGVAGPEAEAKQPCAALEAVKA